In one window of Corallococcus macrosporus DNA:
- a CDS encoding cell envelope biogenesis protein TolA yields MLVALILVSVGFAVTLGLLLFGDKSGAGANAGRPSLSSSSSSAPSFRGELESESKARAKAESEVQRKQKELDEQRAQLQEVKEQLKQTKRKLFEQKEGDKGSNDLAKARAEVERNASIQLEQTRSELAQALTENARLRAETESRNGPRRREVPAAAVPAPVSAPAAAAPATPEQISAPASEPVVSAAVSVTPVPVAPAEPVRRYRELNDADREKMDRLEQAASKDRARAAELEKEVRRLKGRADTQARILSVTKSEADLGKDKYKALEKRLNRTLLERDLLRRAIKDLEKKTGMLADRTELTPDEVAASDQRSDEQARARAEAEARAAAPATPTEAPASTEGEAKPTEAPPSNA; encoded by the coding sequence TTGCTGGTTGCACTCATCCTCGTATCGGTCGGGTTCGCGGTGACGCTCGGCCTGCTGCTCTTCGGAGACAAGAGCGGCGCTGGTGCCAACGCGGGCCGTCCCTCGCTCTCTTCTTCCTCCTCTTCCGCGCCGTCGTTCCGGGGCGAGCTGGAGTCGGAGAGCAAGGCGCGCGCGAAGGCGGAATCGGAGGTCCAGCGCAAGCAGAAGGAGCTGGACGAGCAGCGCGCGCAGCTCCAGGAGGTCAAGGAGCAGCTCAAGCAGACCAAGCGCAAGCTCTTCGAGCAGAAGGAAGGCGACAAGGGTTCGAACGACCTGGCCAAGGCCCGCGCCGAGGTGGAGCGCAACGCCAGCATCCAGCTGGAGCAGACCCGCTCGGAGCTGGCGCAGGCCCTGACGGAGAACGCCCGGCTGCGCGCGGAGACCGAGTCGCGCAACGGCCCCCGCCGCCGTGAGGTCCCCGCCGCCGCCGTCCCGGCGCCGGTGTCCGCGCCCGCGGCCGCCGCCCCCGCGACGCCGGAGCAGATCTCCGCGCCCGCGAGCGAGCCCGTGGTGAGCGCGGCGGTGTCCGTGACGCCCGTGCCCGTGGCCCCGGCGGAGCCCGTGCGCCGCTACCGCGAGCTGAACGACGCGGACCGCGAGAAGATGGACCGGCTGGAGCAGGCGGCGAGCAAGGACCGCGCGCGCGCCGCGGAGCTGGAGAAGGAAGTGCGCCGGCTGAAGGGCCGCGCGGACACGCAGGCGCGCATCCTGTCGGTGACGAAGTCCGAGGCCGACCTGGGCAAGGACAAGTACAAGGCGCTGGAGAAGCGCCTCAACCGCACGCTGCTGGAGCGCGACCTGCTTCGCCGGGCCATCAAGGACCTGGAGAAGAAGACGGGCATGCTCGCGGACCGCACGGAGCTGACGCCGGACGAGGTCGCCGCCAGCGACCAGCGCAGCGACGAGCAGGCCCGCGCCCGCGCCGAGGCGGAGGCCCGCGCCGCCGCCCCCGCCACCCCGACGGAGGCCCCGGCCTCCACCGAGGGCGAGGCGAAGCCCACCGAGGCCCCGCCGTCCAACGCCTGA
- the mvk gene encoding mevalonate kinase: protein MTPAKNPLVAFGAGKVILLGEHSVVYGYPAIAGPLSIGVVARGVPSRSCVLDVPVTADAAQKRMMRKAFARAARLVGEPKVKVTLEPQLPLSAGLGSSAALAVATSRVLLQAAGQAPTPKETARLAWEMEQEFHGTPSGVDHTTSAEEKLILYRRVQAPSGATGRARELKSPRPVSVVVALAGARSPTKLTVGALRERQARWPERYKRLFGQVGRLVTDAAKAVEAGDLEGLGDAMNVNQGLLNALGLSSPALEDMVFRLRSMGALGAKFTGAGGDGGAVIGLFSEPEPVVARLTRDGVRCFASQLAGPRAQGDIP from the coding sequence ATGACTCCCGCAAAGAATCCCCTGGTCGCCTTCGGTGCCGGCAAGGTCATCCTGCTGGGCGAGCACAGCGTCGTGTACGGCTACCCGGCCATCGCCGGCCCGCTGAGCATCGGCGTGGTGGCGCGCGGCGTGCCCTCGCGCTCGTGCGTGCTGGACGTGCCGGTGACGGCGGACGCGGCGCAGAAGCGGATGATGCGCAAGGCGTTCGCCCGGGCGGCGCGGCTGGTGGGCGAGCCGAAGGTGAAGGTGACGCTGGAGCCGCAGCTGCCGCTGTCCGCGGGACTGGGCAGCTCCGCGGCGCTGGCGGTGGCCACCTCCCGCGTGCTGCTCCAGGCGGCGGGGCAGGCGCCCACGCCGAAGGAGACGGCGCGGCTGGCGTGGGAGATGGAGCAGGAGTTCCACGGCACGCCGTCCGGCGTGGACCACACCACCAGCGCGGAGGAGAAGCTCATCCTCTACCGGCGGGTGCAGGCGCCTTCGGGCGCCACCGGGCGGGCTCGCGAGCTGAAGAGCCCGCGGCCGGTGTCGGTGGTGGTGGCGCTGGCGGGCGCGCGCAGTCCCACGAAGCTGACGGTGGGGGCGCTGCGCGAGCGGCAGGCGCGGTGGCCGGAGCGCTACAAGCGGCTGTTCGGCCAGGTGGGGAGGCTCGTCACCGACGCGGCGAAGGCGGTGGAGGCGGGCGACCTGGAGGGGCTGGGGGACGCGATGAACGTCAACCAGGGCCTCCTGAACGCGCTGGGCCTGTCGTCGCCAGCGCTGGAGGACATGGTGTTCCGGCTGCGCTCGATGGGCGCGCTGGGCGCCAAATTCACCGGAGCGGGAGGTGACGGTGGCGCGGTCATCGGCCTCTTCTCCGAACCGGAGCCCGTGGTCGCGCGGCTGACGCGCGACGGCGTGCGCTGCTTCGCGAGCCAGCTCGCGGGGCCTCGGGCCCAGGGAGACATTCCATGA
- a CDS encoding zinc metalloprotease HtpX: MTSRGPAVPALKGGGWHRLGNALKTTVLLAGLTGLVLVIGQRLGGAQGLAMAGVFAVVMNFGSYWFSDRIALAIHGAQPLSYEQAPWLHEMVERLSARAGMPKPKVYLLPTAQPNAFATGRNPSHAAVAVTAGIVDILDRRELEGVLAHEIAHVRNRDTLIGTVAATLAGIISYAAQMLFWFGGSMLSRGDDDRDGGVAGALSNLGLLLVAPIAATLLQLAVSRSREYGADATGAELCGDPDALASALLKMERSAEAMPYDRAPATSHLFIVNPLHHGGVMSLFSTHPPIPERVRRLREMSARMGQGTRARGGWEYAY, from the coding sequence ATGACATCCCGAGGACCGGCGGTACCGGCGCTCAAGGGCGGCGGGTGGCACCGGCTGGGCAACGCATTGAAGACGACCGTGCTGCTGGCGGGCTTGACGGGCCTGGTGCTCGTCATCGGCCAGCGGCTGGGCGGCGCGCAGGGCCTGGCGATGGCGGGCGTCTTCGCGGTGGTGATGAACTTCGGCTCGTACTGGTTCAGCGACCGCATCGCGCTGGCCATCCACGGGGCGCAGCCGCTGTCGTACGAGCAGGCGCCGTGGCTGCATGAGATGGTGGAGCGGCTGTCCGCACGCGCGGGCATGCCGAAGCCGAAGGTGTACCTGCTGCCCACCGCGCAGCCCAACGCGTTCGCCACGGGCCGCAACCCCAGCCACGCGGCCGTCGCGGTGACGGCGGGCATCGTGGACATCCTGGACCGGCGTGAACTGGAGGGCGTGCTCGCGCACGAGATTGCCCACGTGCGCAACCGGGACACGCTCATCGGCACGGTGGCGGCGACGCTCGCGGGCATCATCAGCTACGCGGCGCAGATGCTCTTCTGGTTCGGCGGCAGCATGCTCAGCCGCGGCGACGACGACCGGGACGGCGGCGTCGCCGGGGCGCTGTCCAACCTGGGCCTCCTGCTGGTGGCCCCCATCGCGGCCACGCTGCTGCAACTGGCGGTGAGCCGCTCGCGCGAGTACGGCGCGGATGCCACGGGCGCGGAGCTGTGCGGGGACCCGGACGCGCTGGCGAGCGCGCTGCTCAAGATGGAGCGCAGCGCGGAGGCCATGCCGTACGACCGGGCGCCCGCGACGTCGCACCTGTTCATCGTCAACCCGCTGCACCACGGCGGGGTGATGTCGCTGTTCTCCACGCACCCGCCCATCCCGGAGCGCGTGCGCCGACTGCGCGAGATGAGCGCGCGGATGGGCCAGGGCACGCGCGCTCGCGGCGGTTGGGAGTACGCGTACTAG
- a CDS encoding nuclear transport factor 2 family protein: protein MSQPSPHLEFTRRYLQALEAGATGEALAAFFHPEVRQHEYPNRLTPQGTTRDLAALLASAERGQKAVSAQRYEVVSALCVGDAVAVEAEWSATLRVPVGSLPAGGTMRTSLGMFFTFRDGRIVSQRNYDCFQPF from the coding sequence ATGTCCCAACCGTCGCCGCATCTGGAGTTCACCCGGCGCTATCTCCAGGCCCTCGAGGCGGGGGCGACCGGAGAGGCCCTTGCCGCCTTCTTCCACCCGGAGGTGCGCCAGCACGAGTACCCCAATCGCCTGACGCCGCAGGGGACGACGCGCGACCTGGCTGCGCTGCTGGCCTCCGCTGAGCGCGGCCAGAAGGCCGTGTCGGCCCAGCGCTACGAGGTGGTCTCCGCCCTCTGTGTGGGGGACGCGGTGGCGGTGGAGGCGGAGTGGAGCGCGACGCTGCGGGTGCCCGTGGGGAGCCTGCCCGCGGGCGGGACGATGCGGACGTCGCTGGGCATGTTCTTCACCTTTCGCGACGGCCGCATCGTCTCCCAGCGCAACTACGACTGCTTCCAGCCCTTCTGA
- the fni gene encoding type 2 isopentenyl-diphosphate Delta-isomerase: MGDETTARRKDAHLDLCATGDVEPAQNSTLLEDVHLIHCAMPEMAVEDVDLSTPFLGKRLQAPLLVTGMTGGTDRAGTVNRDLALLAERHGLAFGVGSQRAMAEDTARAASYAVRDVAPTVALLGNIGLYQAIGLGVDGVRRLMDAIGADGMALHLNAGQELTQPEGDRDFRGGYRVVEELARAFGDRLLVKETGCGIGPDVARRLVELGVRNVDVSGLGGTSWVRVEQLRAVGSQAQVGAEFSGWGIPTAAAIASVRKAVGPEVRLVASGGVRGGLESAKVLALGADLAGMALPLFRAQQQGGLPAAEEALKVILTGLRQALVLTGSRSVAQLRQRPRVVTGALKDWLAAL; the protein is encoded by the coding sequence ATGGGCGACGAGACGACAGCCAGGCGGAAGGATGCCCACCTCGACCTGTGCGCGACCGGCGACGTGGAGCCGGCACAGAACTCCACGCTGCTGGAGGACGTGCACCTCATCCACTGCGCCATGCCGGAGATGGCGGTGGAGGACGTGGACCTGTCCACGCCGTTCCTGGGCAAGCGCCTCCAGGCGCCGCTGCTCGTCACCGGGATGACGGGTGGCACCGACCGGGCGGGCACCGTGAACCGGGACCTGGCGCTGCTCGCCGAGCGGCACGGCCTGGCCTTCGGCGTGGGCAGCCAGCGCGCCATGGCGGAGGACACCGCTCGCGCGGCTTCCTATGCCGTGCGCGACGTGGCGCCCACGGTGGCGCTCCTGGGCAACATCGGGCTGTACCAGGCCATCGGGCTGGGCGTGGACGGCGTGCGGCGGCTGATGGACGCCATTGGCGCGGACGGCATGGCGCTGCACCTCAACGCGGGCCAGGAGCTGACGCAGCCCGAGGGCGACCGCGACTTCCGGGGCGGCTACCGCGTGGTGGAGGAGCTGGCGCGGGCGTTCGGCGACCGGCTGCTGGTGAAGGAGACCGGGTGCGGCATCGGCCCGGACGTGGCGCGGCGGCTGGTGGAGCTGGGCGTGCGCAACGTGGACGTCTCCGGGCTGGGCGGCACGTCGTGGGTGCGCGTGGAGCAGCTTCGCGCGGTGGGCTCGCAGGCCCAGGTGGGCGCGGAGTTCAGCGGCTGGGGCATCCCCACCGCGGCGGCCATCGCCAGCGTGCGCAAGGCGGTGGGGCCGGAGGTGCGGCTCGTGGCCAGCGGCGGGGTGCGCGGTGGGCTGGAGTCCGCGAAGGTGCTGGCGCTGGGCGCGGACCTGGCGGGCATGGCGCTGCCGCTGTTCCGGGCCCAGCAGCAGGGCGGGCTGCCGGCCGCGGAGGAGGCGCTGAAGGTCATCCTCACCGGCCTGCGGCAGGCGCTGGTGCTGACGGGCAGCCGCTCCGTCGCGCAGTTGCGGCAGCGGCCGCGCGTGGTGACGGGCGCGTTGAAGGATTGGCTGGCGGCGTTGTGA
- the omp85 gene encoding Omp85 family outer membrane protein: MLAPVVLLFFMLMSLSAVAAGRTAPGLVPVKRTPTMDGIALPLLSFSSDQGFGYGAVGGMYLYGDGTKAPYAHALSAQVFFTARGAMNHYLRYDGPQLLGPLRLEGRLEYRQEKSSPFFGAGNLSAPDFRGNVDDERYNYDKGSPGLWVRLRGRPFGEKHPFQSYVGYGWRYTRVSPYETSILAQERPIGIEGGPSGQLLAGALWDTRDDESDPTTGGVEEVALRVSGLATFSRYQYAGVTLSERRYIKITPRLVFAQRLTLDMLFGEVPFFEWMTTGGVNVSEGIGGMSSVRGIERNRFAGNVKAFSNSELRFQAAKMAFFGQPLALGAVVFLDLGRVWHPGVTDGKWHEWHPGIGGGLRFSRRAAVVRMDYARSTETGRQRFYITFGHMF, translated from the coding sequence ATGCTGGCTCCAGTCGTCCTTCTCTTCTTCATGCTGATGTCCTTGAGCGCCGTGGCCGCTGGCCGCACCGCGCCCGGGCTCGTGCCCGTGAAGCGGACGCCGACGATGGACGGCATCGCGCTGCCCCTGTTGTCCTTCAGCTCGGATCAGGGCTTTGGCTACGGCGCCGTGGGCGGCATGTACCTGTACGGCGACGGCACCAAGGCGCCCTATGCGCATGCCCTGTCCGCGCAGGTGTTCTTCACCGCGCGCGGCGCCATGAATCATTACCTCCGCTACGACGGGCCGCAGTTGCTGGGGCCCCTGCGGCTGGAGGGACGGCTGGAGTACCGCCAGGAGAAGAGCAGCCCGTTCTTCGGCGCGGGCAACCTGTCCGCCCCGGACTTCCGGGGCAACGTGGACGACGAGCGGTACAACTACGACAAGGGCTCGCCGGGTCTCTGGGTGCGCCTGCGCGGGCGCCCCTTCGGTGAGAAGCACCCGTTCCAGTCGTACGTGGGCTACGGCTGGCGCTACACGCGCGTGTCACCCTACGAGACGTCCATCCTGGCGCAGGAGCGGCCCATCGGCATCGAGGGCGGGCCCAGCGGGCAGCTGCTGGCGGGCGCGCTCTGGGACACGCGCGACGACGAGTCCGACCCGACGACCGGCGGCGTGGAGGAGGTGGCGCTGCGCGTGTCGGGCCTGGCCACGTTCAGCCGCTACCAGTACGCGGGCGTGACGCTGAGCGAGCGCCGCTACATCAAGATCACGCCGCGGCTCGTCTTCGCGCAGCGGCTCACGCTGGACATGCTGTTCGGCGAGGTGCCGTTCTTCGAGTGGATGACCACGGGCGGCGTCAACGTCTCCGAGGGCATTGGCGGCATGAGCAGCGTGCGCGGCATCGAGCGCAACCGCTTCGCCGGCAACGTGAAGGCCTTCAGCAACTCCGAGCTGCGCTTCCAGGCGGCGAAGATGGCCTTCTTCGGGCAGCCGCTGGCGCTGGGCGCGGTGGTGTTCCTGGACCTGGGCCGCGTGTGGCATCCGGGTGTGACGGACGGCAAGTGGCATGAGTGGCACCCGGGCATCGGCGGCGGCCTGCGCTTCTCGCGCCGCGCGGCCGTGGTGCGCATGGACTACGCGCGCTCCACCGAGACGGGCCGTCAGCGCTTCTACATCACGTTCGGTCACATGTTCTAA
- a CDS encoding hydroxymethylglutaryl-CoA reductase, degradative → MSDTVTSRLAGFHKLPLEERLARIGQMFRLTEAELEQLRGESGLDLSTANQMIENAVGTFSLPLGLGLNLNVNGRDYLVPMAVEEPSVVAAVSFASKIVREAGGFVAEADESMMIGQVQVSNYGDAGVARERILDAKEQILALANSFHPAMVARGGGAKDVEVRLLPAPEGPRGEPLLIVHLLIDAQEAMGANLINTMAEGVAPLIEQVTGGRVYLRILSNLADKRLARATCRIPLPLLADFGLPGEEIAEGIAQASRFAEADPYRAATHNKGVMNGIDAVAIATGQDWRSIEAGAHAFACRGGQYRPLSTWYLEEGHLVGRIELPLALGMVGGPIKIHPGAQVALKLMRATSVRELSMVFAAVGLAQNFAALRALGSVGIQKGHMAMHARSVAVTAGARGGDVEKVANLLVKAGHVKVEKAREILASLPPETPAIATLTNG, encoded by the coding sequence ATGTCTGACACCGTGACGTCCCGGCTCGCCGGATTCCACAAGCTGCCCCTGGAGGAGCGTCTGGCGCGCATCGGCCAGATGTTCCGGCTGACCGAGGCGGAGCTGGAGCAGCTGCGCGGCGAGAGCGGCCTGGACCTGTCCACCGCCAACCAGATGATCGAAAACGCGGTGGGCACGTTCTCCCTGCCGCTGGGTCTGGGCCTGAACCTCAACGTCAATGGGCGCGACTACTTGGTGCCCATGGCGGTGGAGGAGCCCTCCGTCGTCGCGGCGGTGTCGTTCGCGTCGAAGATCGTCCGCGAGGCGGGCGGCTTCGTCGCGGAGGCCGACGAGTCGATGATGATCGGCCAGGTGCAGGTCTCCAACTACGGGGACGCCGGCGTCGCGCGCGAGCGCATCCTGGACGCGAAGGAGCAGATCCTCGCGCTGGCCAACAGCTTCCACCCGGCCATGGTGGCCCGCGGCGGCGGCGCGAAGGACGTGGAGGTGCGCCTGTTGCCCGCGCCCGAGGGGCCGCGCGGCGAGCCGCTGCTCATCGTCCACCTGCTCATCGACGCGCAGGAGGCGATGGGGGCGAACCTCATCAACACCATGGCGGAGGGCGTTGCGCCGCTGATTGAACAGGTCACGGGCGGCCGGGTGTACCTGCGCATCCTGTCGAACCTGGCGGACAAGCGGCTCGCGCGCGCCACGTGCCGCATCCCGCTGCCGCTCTTGGCGGACTTCGGCCTGCCGGGCGAGGAGATCGCCGAGGGCATCGCCCAGGCCAGCCGCTTCGCGGAGGCGGACCCGTACCGCGCCGCCACGCACAACAAGGGCGTGATGAACGGCATCGACGCGGTGGCCATCGCCACGGGGCAGGACTGGCGCTCCATCGAGGCCGGCGCGCACGCGTTCGCGTGCCGGGGCGGGCAGTACCGGCCGCTGTCCACCTGGTACCTGGAGGAGGGACACCTCGTCGGCCGCATCGAGCTGCCGCTGGCGCTGGGCATGGTGGGCGGCCCCATCAAGATCCACCCGGGCGCGCAGGTGGCGCTCAAGCTGATGCGCGCGACGAGCGTGCGTGAGCTGTCCATGGTGTTCGCGGCGGTGGGCCTGGCGCAGAACTTCGCGGCGCTGCGGGCCCTGGGCTCCGTGGGCATCCAGAAGGGCCACATGGCCATGCACGCGCGCAGCGTCGCCGTCACGGCGGGCGCTCGCGGCGGGGACGTGGAGAAGGTGGCCAACCTGCTGGTGAAGGCGGGGCACGTGAAGGTGGAGAAGGCGCGCGAAATCCTCGCGAGCCTGCCCCCGGAGACGCCCGCCATCGCCACCCTCACCAACGGCTGA
- the mvaD gene encoding diphosphomevalonate decarboxylase, which yields MKATVRAHPNIALVKYWGKRDEALILPHQSSLSLTLAPIHVTTTVEFGAPSDTVELHGHAAKGSERDRVLRLLDAVRVQAGRDLGPAKVVSRGDFPMAAGLASSAAGFAALAVAGRAAAGLPEDTRASSILARRGSGSACRSVQGGFCEWQRGERADGEDSYAVQHFDAGHWADLRMVVAIVDRGEKEVKSRDGMKNTVETSPYYPAWVKDAEAEVPRARELIAKRDLEALGELCERNAWRMHATSLAADPPLCYLSAATLGLIQHLREQRKKGVPVWFTLDAGPNPVLLTDAAHEVAAEALARACGAVDVVRCVPGGDATLLTEHLF from the coding sequence ATGAAGGCAACGGTCCGGGCGCATCCCAACATCGCGCTCGTGAAGTACTGGGGGAAGCGGGACGAGGCGCTCATCCTCCCGCATCAGTCCAGCCTGTCGCTGACGCTGGCGCCCATTCACGTGACGACGACGGTGGAGTTCGGAGCGCCGTCGGACACGGTGGAACTGCACGGCCACGCGGCGAAGGGCAGCGAGCGAGACCGCGTGCTGCGCCTGCTGGACGCGGTGCGCGTGCAGGCGGGGCGCGACCTGGGGCCCGCGAAGGTGGTGTCGCGCGGCGACTTCCCGATGGCGGCGGGCCTGGCCAGCAGCGCGGCGGGCTTCGCGGCGCTGGCGGTGGCGGGGCGCGCGGCGGCGGGGCTGCCGGAGGACACGCGGGCGTCCAGCATCCTGGCCAGGCGGGGCAGCGGCTCCGCGTGCCGCAGCGTGCAGGGCGGCTTCTGCGAGTGGCAGCGCGGTGAGCGCGCCGACGGCGAGGACAGCTACGCCGTGCAGCACTTCGACGCGGGCCACTGGGCGGACCTGCGCATGGTGGTGGCCATCGTCGACCGCGGCGAGAAAGAGGTGAAGTCGCGGGACGGGATGAAGAACACGGTGGAGACGAGCCCGTACTACCCGGCGTGGGTGAAGGACGCGGAGGCCGAGGTGCCCCGCGCCCGCGAGCTCATCGCGAAGCGCGACCTGGAAGCGCTGGGCGAGCTGTGCGAGCGCAACGCATGGCGGATGCACGCCACGTCGCTCGCGGCGGATCCACCGCTCTGCTACCTGAGCGCGGCGACGCTGGGGCTCATCCAGCACCTGCGAGAGCAGCGCAAGAAGGGCGTGCCGGTGTGGTTCACGCTCGACGCGGGCCCGAACCCGGTGCTGCTGACGGACGCGGCCCACGAGGTCGCGGCGGAAGCCCTGGCCCGGGCCTGCGGCGCCGTGGACGTGGTGCGCTGCGTCCCCGGTGGAGATGCGACGCTCCTCACCGAGCACCTGTTCTGA
- a CDS encoding mevalonate kinase family protein, translating into MDRALSAPGKLFISGEYAVLWGGVSRLAAVAPRTAAYVRRRQDSRVHICLEEGTLQGLTTPRGVKWERDVPAGFSFVARTLDEALRAHGRASVGFDVAVAPGAVGPGGHKLGIGGSASATVLAAEAARYVLEEKFDVLKLALTAHTLGQGGKGSGGDVATSFAGGAVRYRRYDITALANAANTGRFNAALAESPPVDLWRMPVPRVSMLYAFTGESASTKLLIDQVEARLAEAGRKAYVERSDALGHAIEDGLGGGDFRAFAEAVKAQHALLLELGPLETEGMRRVLAIAASYHCAGKLSGAGGGDGCILFAPDAQAREALRQGLESRGFLTLTLDVEQGVRGEAQVDARLRGWVDALT; encoded by the coding sequence ATGGACCGAGCGCTCTCCGCCCCGGGCAAGCTGTTCATCTCCGGTGAGTACGCCGTGCTGTGGGGCGGCGTGTCGCGCCTCGCCGCCGTCGCGCCGCGCACGGCCGCCTACGTGCGCAGGCGTCAGGACTCACGCGTGCACATCTGCCTGGAGGAGGGGACGCTCCAGGGGCTCACCACGCCCCGGGGCGTGAAGTGGGAGCGCGACGTGCCCGCTGGCTTCTCCTTCGTTGCCCGCACGCTGGATGAGGCCCTGCGCGCGCACGGCCGCGCGAGCGTGGGCTTCGACGTCGCGGTGGCGCCGGGCGCTGTGGGCCCGGGTGGCCACAAGCTGGGCATCGGTGGCAGCGCTTCCGCGACGGTGCTTGCCGCGGAGGCCGCGCGCTACGTGCTCGAAGAGAAGTTCGACGTGCTCAAGCTCGCGCTCACCGCGCACACGCTGGGGCAGGGCGGCAAGGGCAGCGGCGGCGACGTGGCCACCAGCTTCGCGGGCGGTGCCGTGCGCTACCGGCGCTACGACATCACCGCGCTCGCGAACGCCGCCAACACCGGCCGCTTCAACGCCGCGCTCGCGGAATCCCCGCCCGTGGACCTCTGGCGCATGCCCGTGCCCCGCGTGTCCATGCTCTACGCCTTCACTGGCGAGAGCGCGTCCACGAAGCTCCTCATCGACCAGGTGGAGGCCCGGCTCGCGGAAGCGGGCCGGAAGGCCTACGTGGAGCGCTCGGACGCCCTGGGCCACGCGATTGAAGACGGCCTGGGCGGCGGCGACTTCCGCGCCTTCGCCGAGGCCGTGAAGGCCCAGCACGCGCTGCTCTTGGAACTGGGCCCGCTGGAGACCGAAGGCATGCGCCGCGTGCTGGCCATCGCCGCGTCCTACCACTGCGCGGGCAAGCTCTCCGGCGCGGGCGGCGGCGACGGCTGCATCCTCTTCGCTCCAGACGCGCAGGCGCGTGAGGCCCTGCGCCAGGGCCTGGAGTCCCGCGGCTTCCTCACGCTGACGCTGGACGTGGAGCAGGGCGTGCGCGGCGAAGCACAGGTGGATGCGCGGCTTCGCGGCTGGGTGGACGCGCTCACCTGA
- a CDS encoding MarR family winged helix-turn-helix transcriptional regulator, with protein sequence MARRARRGSAELEALDLGHLALFVGMRVNALVLEQVHAAGFPGLRQGHGYVVQHLLGGPRTISELAELLGVTQQAASKTVAELRTLGIVEAAPSEDARTRRIRLSERGHAAVETTRNLRAELETRFRRSQGAQVIEETRRVLAAVLESLGGAETVRRRRVREPR encoded by the coding sequence ATGGCACGTCGGGCGCGCAGGGGCAGTGCGGAGCTGGAGGCGTTGGACCTGGGACACCTGGCCCTCTTCGTGGGCATGCGGGTGAACGCGCTGGTGCTGGAGCAGGTGCACGCGGCGGGCTTCCCGGGGCTGCGGCAGGGGCATGGCTACGTGGTGCAGCACCTGCTGGGGGGTCCGCGCACCATCAGCGAGCTGGCGGAGCTGCTCGGCGTGACGCAGCAGGCGGCGTCCAAGACGGTCGCGGAGCTGCGGACGCTCGGCATCGTGGAGGCGGCGCCCTCCGAGGACGCGCGCACGCGGCGGATCCGCCTGTCCGAGCGGGGCCATGCCGCCGTCGAGACGACGCGGAACCTCCGGGCGGAGCTCGAGACGCGCTTCCGCCGTTCGCAGGGGGCCCAGGTGATTGAAGAGACGCGCCGGGTGCTCGCCGCCGTGCTGGAGTCGCTGGGCGGCGCGGAGACGGTGCGGCGCCGGCGCGTGCGCGAGCCTCGCTGA
- a CDS encoding 2-oxo acid dehydrogenase subunit E2, with protein sequence MAHLELKPKRDVSSFRKLAIGSWATAYDPTVYGTLTVRMDAALAWMDAFHQRTGVRLTATHLALKAVGEALRRCPDANALLRYQRIYLRQRITVCAVLPGADAQGLTPVRIEDVDQKPMRELALEVEATAARVREGRDPQVEQGRRLLARVPHLLLHRFTGLVSFLTYTLNVDPSWLGLPRDPFGSAVVVDVGELGLDTAYLPLAPFTRVPIFLAPGAVKQVAVVEEGRVVPGHVMNINASFDHRFLDGYHAGVIANTLREMLEHPEESFGPLPG encoded by the coding sequence ATGGCGCACCTGGAGCTGAAGCCGAAGCGGGACGTGTCGAGCTTCCGCAAGCTCGCCATCGGGAGCTGGGCGACCGCGTATGACCCGACGGTCTACGGCACGCTGACGGTGCGAATGGACGCGGCGCTCGCCTGGATGGACGCCTTCCACCAGCGCACCGGCGTGCGCCTCACCGCGACGCACCTGGCCCTCAAGGCCGTGGGCGAAGCGCTGCGCCGCTGCCCGGACGCGAACGCACTCTTGCGCTACCAGCGCATCTACCTGCGCCAGCGCATCACCGTGTGCGCGGTGCTGCCGGGCGCGGATGCACAGGGCCTCACGCCCGTGCGCATCGAGGACGTGGACCAGAAGCCCATGCGCGAGCTGGCGCTGGAGGTGGAGGCCACCGCGGCACGCGTGCGCGAGGGGCGCGACCCGCAGGTGGAGCAGGGCCGGCGGCTCCTGGCGCGCGTGCCGCATCTGCTGCTGCACCGCTTCACCGGGCTGGTGTCGTTCCTCACGTACACGCTCAACGTGGATCCGTCGTGGCTGGGCCTGCCCAGGGATCCGTTCGGATCCGCCGTGGTGGTGGACGTGGGCGAGCTGGGACTGGACACGGCCTACCTGCCGCTGGCGCCCTTCACCCGCGTGCCCATCTTCCTCGCGCCCGGCGCGGTGAAGCAGGTCGCGGTGGTGGAGGAGGGCAGGGTGGTGCCCGGCCACGTGATGAACATCAACGCGTCCTTCGACCACCGCTTCCTCGACGGCTACCACGCGGGCGTCATCGCCAACACGCTGCGCGAGATGCTGGAGCACCCGGAGGAGTCCTTCGGCCCGCTGCCGGGATAG